The Pantoea vagans genome includes a window with the following:
- the metE gene encoding 5-methyltetrahydropteroyltriglutamate--homocysteine S-methyltransferase: MSILNHTLGFPRVGLRRELKKALESYWAGLSSQQALLAVGSELRARHWQQQKEAGVDLLPVGDFAWYDHVLSTSLLLGNVPARHQNQDGSIDIDTLFRISRGRAPSGEPAAAAEMTKWFNTNYHYMVPEFTQGQQFRLSWTQLLDEVDEALALGHKIKPVLLGPVTYLWLGKVKGESFDRLTLLKEILPVYQQVLAELKKRRIEWVQIDEPALALELPSAWRDAFKPAYAALQGNVKLLLTTYFDSIGQNLDVIKILPVQGLHVDLVQGKDDIQHIHQQLPAEWLLSVGVINGRNVWRADLSRWFECLKPLVGLRQQLWVGSSCSLLHSPIDLSVETRLDEEVKSWFAFALQKCAELSLLSNALNNGDAASLAAWSAPIRARAHSTRVHNAAVEARLAKIQAKDVERPGHYRERAQAQRQRFNLPAWPTTTIGSFPQTTEIRGLRLDFKKGNIDSGNYRTGIAQHIKQAIAEQERLGLDVLVHGEAERNDMVEYFGENLDGFVFTQNGWVQSYGSRCVKPPVIIGDISRPQAITVEWAQYAQSLTDKPVKGMLTGPVTILCWSFPREDVTRETIAKQIALALRDEVEDLETAGIGIIQIDEPALREGLPLHQSEWAAYLKWAVDAFRLNAAVAQNATQIHTHMCYCEFNDIMDAIDALDADVITIETSRSDMDLLEAFKVFEYPNEIGPGVYDIHSPNVPSVAWMEDLLRKAALSIPEERLWVNPDCGLKTRGWTETRQALANMVKAAQNLRGEKV, from the coding sequence ATGAGCATTCTGAACCACACACTCGGTTTCCCTCGCGTTGGTCTGCGTCGTGAACTCAAAAAAGCACTGGAAAGTTACTGGGCAGGCCTCAGCTCGCAACAAGCGCTACTGGCCGTAGGGAGTGAACTGCGGGCCCGACACTGGCAACAGCAAAAAGAGGCGGGCGTAGATTTATTGCCGGTCGGCGATTTCGCCTGGTACGATCACGTACTAAGTACTAGCCTGCTGCTCGGCAATGTGCCCGCACGCCACCAAAATCAAGACGGTTCTATCGATATCGACACCCTGTTCCGCATTAGTCGTGGTCGTGCGCCCAGCGGTGAGCCCGCGGCAGCGGCTGAAATGACCAAATGGTTCAACACCAACTATCACTACATGGTGCCCGAGTTCACCCAAGGTCAGCAGTTCAGGCTCAGCTGGACCCAACTGCTGGATGAAGTGGACGAAGCGCTGGCGCTGGGTCACAAGATTAAGCCTGTGTTGTTGGGGCCTGTCACTTATCTGTGGCTGGGCAAAGTCAAAGGTGAATCGTTTGATCGCCTGACACTGCTAAAAGAGATCCTGCCGGTTTACCAGCAAGTCCTGGCAGAGCTGAAAAAACGCCGTATCGAATGGGTGCAAATCGACGAACCTGCCCTGGCGCTGGAACTGCCGTCAGCGTGGCGTGATGCCTTCAAACCGGCCTACGCAGCGCTGCAAGGCAACGTCAAACTGCTGCTCACCACCTATTTCGACAGCATTGGTCAGAACCTTGATGTCATCAAAATCCTGCCCGTACAGGGCCTGCATGTTGACCTTGTGCAGGGTAAAGATGACATCCAACACATTCACCAACAGCTGCCCGCTGAATGGCTACTGTCCGTCGGCGTAATTAACGGTCGTAACGTCTGGCGTGCTGACCTGAGTCGCTGGTTTGAATGCCTGAAGCCGCTGGTGGGACTGCGCCAGCAGCTGTGGGTGGGTTCATCGTGCTCACTGCTACATAGCCCGATCGATTTGAGTGTGGAAACCCGGCTGGATGAGGAAGTGAAAAGCTGGTTTGCCTTTGCCCTGCAAAAGTGTGCTGAGCTGTCACTGCTGAGCAACGCGCTGAATAATGGAGATGCCGCTTCACTGGCGGCGTGGAGTGCACCGATTCGTGCCCGTGCTCACTCAACGCGTGTTCACAATGCCGCCGTCGAGGCGCGTCTGGCAAAAATTCAGGCTAAAGACGTGGAACGTCCGGGCCACTATCGTGAACGTGCCCAGGCACAGCGTCAGCGCTTCAACCTGCCAGCCTGGCCAACCACCACTATCGGCTCATTCCCGCAGACCACTGAAATCCGCGGCCTGCGTCTCGACTTCAAAAAAGGCAACATCGACAGCGGAAACTACCGCACGGGTATCGCGCAACACATCAAACAGGCAATTGCCGAACAAGAGCGGCTGGGGCTTGACGTGCTGGTACACGGTGAAGCGGAACGTAACGACATGGTTGAATACTTTGGCGAAAACCTTGATGGCTTCGTGTTCACGCAAAACGGCTGGGTACAAAGCTATGGATCGCGTTGCGTGAAACCACCGGTCATTATTGGCGACATCAGCCGTCCGCAAGCCATCACCGTTGAGTGGGCGCAGTATGCGCAGTCACTGACCGACAAACCGGTTAAAGGTATGCTCACCGGCCCCGTCACGATTCTGTGCTGGTCATTCCCGCGCGAGGACGTGACGCGTGAAACCATCGCCAAACAAATTGCGTTGGCGTTGCGTGATGAAGTGGAAGATTTGGAAACAGCCGGGATCGGCATCATCCAGATTGATGAACCGGCGCTGCGTGAAGGCCTGCCACTGCACCAGTCTGAATGGGCGGCCTATCTGAAATGGGCGGTTGATGCCTTCCGCCTCAACGCCGCGGTGGCGCAAAATGCGACCCAGATCCACACCCATATGTGTTACTGCGAGTTCAACGACATCATGGATGCGATTGACGCACTGGATGCCGATGTCATCACCATCGAAACTTCGCGTTCTGATATGGATCTGCTGGAGGCGTTTAAAGTGTTTGAATACCCGAACGAAATCGGCCCCGGCGTCTATGACATCCACTCTCCTAACGTGCCAAGTGTGGCCTGGATGGAAGACCTGCTCCGCAAAGCGGCGCTGAGTATCCCTGAAGAGCGTTTGTGGGTGAATCCTGATTGCGGTTTGAAAACCCGTGGCTGGACGGAGACGCGTCAGGCTCTGGCGAACATGGTCAAAGCGGCGCAAAACCTGCGGGGTGAAAAGGTTTAA
- the metR gene encoding HTH-type transcriptional regulator MetR yields MIELKHLRTLQALRNTGSLAAAAAQLHQTQSALSHQFSDLEQRLGFRLFVRKSQPLRFTPQGEILLQLAEQILPQIQQALQDCHEPHQTTLRIAIECHSCIQWLTPALSNFRKSWPQVVMDFKSGVTFDPQPALQQGELDVVLTSDILPRSGLFYTPMFDFEVRLVLAPDHPLAQREHISPEDLADEVLMIYPVQRQRLDIWRHFLQPAGVTPALKNVDNTLLLIQMVSAQMGIAALPHWVVESFEKQGLVVTKTLGDGLWSRLYAAVRDGEQRQPVLEAFVRFARQHACDHLPFVRDAARPGSLQSVSL; encoded by the coding sequence ATGATCGAACTCAAACACCTGAGAACGCTGCAGGCGTTACGGAATACCGGCTCTTTAGCTGCCGCCGCCGCCCAGCTTCATCAGACACAATCGGCGTTATCTCATCAGTTCAGCGACCTGGAACAGCGGCTGGGCTTTCGCCTGTTTGTGCGCAAGAGCCAGCCGTTGCGGTTTACGCCGCAGGGTGAGATTTTGCTGCAGTTGGCCGAGCAGATTTTGCCGCAGATTCAGCAGGCATTGCAGGATTGCCACGAGCCACATCAAACCACGCTGCGCATTGCCATTGAGTGCCACAGTTGTATTCAGTGGCTGACACCCGCCTTGAGTAATTTCCGTAAGAGCTGGCCGCAAGTGGTGATGGATTTTAAATCTGGCGTGACTTTTGATCCCCAGCCAGCGTTGCAGCAGGGGGAGCTGGATGTGGTGTTGACCTCAGATATTCTGCCGCGCAGCGGGTTGTTCTATACGCCAATGTTTGATTTCGAGGTGCGTTTGGTGTTGGCACCGGATCATCCGCTGGCGCAGCGTGAACATATTTCGCCGGAAGATTTGGCTGATGAAGTGTTGATGATTTATCCCGTTCAGCGTCAACGTTTGGATATCTGGCGTCATTTTCTGCAACCCGCTGGCGTGACCCCCGCCTTGAAGAATGTGGATAATACGCTGTTGTTGATTCAGATGGTGTCGGCCCAGATGGGCATTGCCGCGTTACCCCATTGGGTGGTGGAGAGTTTTGAGAAGCAGGGCCTGGTGGTGACCAAGACGCTGGGTGATGGTTTGTGGAGCCGCTTATATGCTGCGGTTCGCGATGGCGAGCAGCGTCAGCCGGTGTTAGAGGCGTTTGTACGATTTGCCCGTCAGCACGCCTGTGACCATTTGCCCTTTGTCCGCGATGCCGCGCGTCCGGGTTCACTTCAGTCCGTTTCTTTATGA
- a CDS encoding DUF1456 family protein, producing MTSNDVLRSVRYMLDLSDSKVVEIFALAGSEVPLEDVQAWMKKDDDATFRKLPDVLMGYFLNGLIFYRRGKSEDAPAPSVERRMNNNIFIKKLRIAFALKTTDITEVLLKANFKVSQAEVGAIFRNPDHKNYRECGDQILRNFLKGLTMIHRPAAPAKKA from the coding sequence ATGACGAGTAACGATGTTCTGCGCAGCGTGCGCTATATGCTTGATTTGAGCGATAGCAAAGTGGTGGAGATTTTTGCCTTAGCGGGCAGCGAAGTGCCATTGGAAGATGTGCAAGCGTGGATGAAGAAGGATGATGATGCTACGTTTCGTAAATTGCCTGACGTGCTGATGGGCTATTTTCTGAACGGGTTGATTTTCTATCGCCGTGGCAAGAGTGAAGATGCGCCTGCACCGTCGGTAGAGCGCCGCATGAATAATAATATTTTTATCAAGAAGTTGCGTATTGCCTTTGCTTTGAAGACAACGGATATCACGGAAGTGTTGCTGAAAGCGAACTTCAAGGTGTCTCAGGCAGAAGTGGGCGCGATTTTCCGCAATCCGGATCATAAGAATTACCGCGAGTGCGGTGACCAGATTCTGCGTAACTTTTTGAAGGGACTGACGATGATTCATCGTCCTGCGGCGCCAGCGAAAAAGGCGTAG
- a CDS encoding carboxylate/amino acid/amine transporter, with amino-acid sequence MLLLIVTTILWAFSFSLIGEYLAGQVDSWFSVLMRLALAAIVFLPFLRWKGYRASTILLYMLVGMLQLGVMYLLSFEAYTYLSVSEFLLFTVMTPLYVTLIYDLLSKRPLRIGYAFSALLAVGGAAIIRYDKVSDHFWFGLLLVQAANICFAIGMVGYKRLQETRPMPQHTAFSWFYLGAVIIAIIAWSLWGNPNKLPTTSLQWGILVWLGVAASGLGYFMWNYGATQVDAGTLGIMNNMHVPAGLLVNLAIWQEKPHWPSFIAGAIVIFASLYVHKRWVLGKSSA; translated from the coding sequence GTGCTGTTACTGATCGTTACCACCATTTTGTGGGCTTTTTCCTTTAGTTTGATCGGGGAATACCTCGCCGGCCAGGTTGATTCCTGGTTCTCGGTGCTGATGCGCCTGGCACTTGCGGCCATCGTTTTCCTGCCTTTCCTGCGTTGGAAAGGCTATCGCGCCTCCACCATCCTGCTGTATATGCTGGTGGGGATGCTGCAGCTGGGCGTCATGTATCTGCTGAGTTTTGAGGCTTACACCTATCTCAGCGTGTCAGAGTTCCTGCTGTTCACGGTGATGACGCCGCTGTATGTGACGTTGATTTACGACTTGCTCAGCAAACGTCCGCTGCGAATTGGCTATGCATTCAGTGCGCTGCTGGCAGTCGGTGGGGCAGCCATCATCCGTTACGACAAAGTCAGCGACCATTTCTGGTTTGGCCTGCTGCTGGTTCAAGCCGCCAACATCTGCTTTGCCATTGGCATGGTCGGCTACAAGCGCCTGCAGGAAACCCGTCCGATGCCGCAGCACACCGCATTCTCATGGTTCTATCTTGGCGCGGTGATCATCGCCATCATTGCCTGGAGCCTGTGGGGTAATCCGAACAAACTACCTACCACCTCACTGCAGTGGGGCATTCTGGTGTGGCTGGGCGTGGCGGCATCGGGACTGGGATACTTCATGTGGAACTACGGTGCCACTCAGGTGGATGCGGGCACGCTGGGTATCATGAACAACATGCACGTACCGGCGGGCTTGCTGGTCAATCTGGCCATCTGGCAGGAAAAACCACACTGGCCAAGCTTTATTGCCGGAGCCATCGTGATTTTTGCTTCACTCTACGTTCATAAGCGTTGGGTGCTAGGAAAAAGCAGCGCTTAA
- the glpT gene encoding glycerol-3-phosphate transporter: MLSIFKPAPHQPQVADDRVDPLYRRLRWQIFIGIFFGYAAYYLVRKNFALAMPYLVEQGFSRGDLGFALSGISIAYGFSKFIMGSVSDRSNPRVFLPAGLILAAAVMLIMGFVPWATSSIMVMFVLLFLCGWFQGMGWPPCGRTMVHWWSQKERGGIVSVWNCAHNVGGGIPPLLFLLGMAWFNDWKAALYMPAFGAIIIAIIAFALMRDTPQSCGLPPIEAYKNDYPPDYNENHEQELSAKQIFMQYILPNKLLWYIALANVFVYLLRYGILDWSPTYLKEVKHFTLDKSSWAYFFYEYAGIPGTLLCGWMSDKVFRGNRGATGVFFMTLVTIATVVYWLNPPGNPGIDMLCMIVIGFLIYGPVMLIGLHALELAPKKAAGTAAGFTGLFGYLGGSVAASAIVGYTVDYFGWDGGFMVMIAGSVLAVLLLLLTMINEHKHKKQIA; encoded by the coding sequence ATGTTGAGTATCTTCAAACCGGCACCGCATCAGCCGCAAGTCGCTGATGATCGTGTTGATCCGCTCTACCGTCGGCTACGCTGGCAAATCTTTATCGGTATTTTCTTTGGATACGCGGCCTACTATCTGGTGCGTAAAAACTTCGCGCTGGCGATGCCTTATCTGGTCGAACAGGGTTTCTCACGCGGCGATCTAGGCTTTGCGCTGTCCGGGATCTCCATCGCGTACGGCTTCTCCAAGTTCATCATGGGCTCGGTTTCCGACCGCTCTAATCCGCGCGTGTTTTTACCCGCTGGGTTAATTCTCGCTGCGGCCGTGATGTTAATCATGGGATTTGTGCCTTGGGCGACCTCAAGCATCATGGTGATGTTTGTTCTCCTGTTCCTGTGTGGTTGGTTCCAGGGCATGGGCTGGCCGCCTTGTGGACGAACGATGGTGCACTGGTGGTCGCAGAAGGAGCGCGGCGGGATTGTCTCCGTGTGGAACTGTGCGCATAACGTGGGTGGCGGCATTCCACCGCTGCTGTTCTTGCTGGGGATGGCATGGTTTAACGACTGGAAAGCGGCACTCTACATGCCCGCGTTCGGGGCGATCATCATCGCCATCATTGCCTTCGCCCTGATGCGCGACACACCGCAGTCTTGTGGCCTGCCGCCGATTGAAGCCTATAAGAATGATTACCCGCCAGATTACAACGAGAATCATGAGCAGGAGCTGTCGGCAAAGCAGATTTTCATGCAGTACATCCTGCCGAATAAGTTGCTGTGGTACATCGCGTTGGCTAACGTCTTCGTCTATCTGCTGCGTTACGGCATTCTCGACTGGTCACCCACTTACCTGAAAGAAGTGAAACACTTCACGCTGGATAAATCCTCCTGGGCATACTTCTTCTATGAATATGCGGGCATTCCCGGCACCTTGCTGTGCGGCTGGATGTCAGACAAGGTCTTCCGCGGCAACCGTGGCGCGACCGGCGTGTTCTTTATGACGCTGGTCACCATCGCCACCGTAGTTTACTGGCTTAACCCACCGGGCAACCCAGGCATCGATATGCTGTGCATGATCGTTATCGGTTTCCTGATTTATGGTCCGGTGATGCTGATTGGTCTGCATGCGCTGGAGCTGGCACCGAAGAAAGCCGCGGGTACGGCGGCGGGCTTTACCGGCCTGTTCGGTTACCTCGGCGGTTCCGTTGCGGCCAGTGCGATTGTCGGTTACACCGTGGATTACTTCGGCTGGGATGGCGGCTTTATGGTGATGATCGCGGGGTCAGTGCTGGCGGTACTGCTACTGCTGCTCACCATGATCAATGAGCATAAGCACAAGAAACAAATAGCATAA
- the yigL gene encoding sugar/pyridoxal phosphate phosphatase YigL, producing MYHIVASDLDGTLLSPEHRLTPFSRTTLQELVARDVHFVFATGRHYIDVGQMRDSLGIPAYMITSNGARVHNADGELVFSHNLDGDIASELYGLQYHDEHILTHVYRDDEWFMSRHRPDEQDYFRESVFNYQVYQPGMLPTDGISKVFFTCDEPERLAPLELAIEARWGDRVNVSFSLPTCLEVMAGGVSKGHALEAVAKQLGYSLKECIAFGDGMNDVEMLSMAGKGCIMRNAHQRLKDTLPALEVIGSNAEDAVPHTLRKLFLA from the coding sequence ATGTACCACATCGTCGCATCCGACCTGGATGGCACGCTGCTTTCGCCGGAACATCGCCTGACGCCTTTCTCTCGTACCACATTGCAGGAGCTGGTGGCACGTGATGTGCATTTTGTCTTCGCCACCGGACGTCATTACATCGACGTGGGCCAGATGCGCGATAGCCTCGGCATCCCGGCCTATATGATCACCTCGAATGGTGCGCGCGTGCACAACGCTGACGGCGAATTGGTGTTCAGCCACAACCTTGATGGCGACATCGCCAGCGAGCTTTACGGCTTGCAGTACCATGATGAGCATATCCTTACGCACGTCTACCGTGACGACGAGTGGTTTATGAGCCGCCATCGCCCAGACGAGCAGGACTATTTTCGTGAGTCCGTATTTAACTATCAGGTTTACCAACCGGGTATGTTGCCAACGGATGGGATCAGTAAAGTCTTCTTCACCTGTGATGAACCCGAACGCCTGGCTCCGCTGGAACTGGCGATCGAAGCGCGTTGGGGCGATCGCGTCAACGTCAGTTTCTCACTGCCAACCTGCCTGGAAGTGATGGCCGGTGGCGTATCGAAAGGTCACGCGCTGGAAGCCGTCGCCAAACAGCTCGGATATTCACTGAAAGAGTGCATCGCTTTTGGTGACGGTATGAATGATGTCGAAATGCTGAGCATGGCGGGTAAGGGCTGCATCATGCGTAATGCGCACCAGCGCCTGAAAGATACCTTGCCAGCATTGGAAGTGATTGGCAGTAATGCTGAGGATGCGGTTCCGCACACGTTGCGTAAGCTGTTCCTGGCTTAA
- the pldB gene encoding lysophospholipase L2, whose protein sequence is MQQHKQSWLGRERGFSAFATGPLLDFWRRREECEFTGVGNLTIRYVRFTSPQHRRVILIVPGRIESYIKYPELAYDLFHCGYDVVIIDHRGQGRSDRLLADSHRGHVVEFSHYVDDLETLYEKEIANSNYQQRYVLAHSMGGAILALFLARQPQAFHAAVFSAPMFGIVLPLPDWMAHPILDWAEKLPALRERYALGTGRWRASPFGINRLTHSRERYRRNLRFYADDPALRVGGPTYHWVREGVQAGRSIISQVAKITTPTLVLQASEDDVVDNRSQGAFCSAMAEAGHPCEGTVPYVIQGARHEILFETDAMRAEALNLVVDFFERQV, encoded by the coding sequence ATGCAGCAACATAAACAGAGTTGGCTCGGGCGTGAGCGTGGCTTTTCTGCGTTTGCCACTGGCCCGCTGCTCGACTTCTGGCGTCGTCGTGAAGAGTGCGAATTCACCGGCGTCGGCAATCTGACTATTCGCTATGTTCGTTTCACCTCACCGCAACATCGCCGTGTCATCTTAATTGTGCCGGGCCGCATCGAAAGCTATATCAAGTATCCGGAATTGGCTTACGATCTTTTCCACTGTGGTTATGACGTGGTGATCATTGATCATCGTGGTCAGGGTCGTTCCGATCGCTTACTGGCCGATTCACACCGCGGCCACGTGGTGGAATTCAGCCACTATGTTGACGATCTGGAAACGCTCTATGAGAAAGAGATCGCTAACAGCAACTATCAACAGCGATATGTGTTGGCGCACTCGATGGGCGGCGCGATCTTAGCGCTGTTTCTGGCGCGTCAGCCTCAGGCATTCCACGCGGCGGTATTTTCAGCACCGATGTTTGGCATTGTGCTGCCGCTTCCCGATTGGATGGCGCATCCGATTTTGGACTGGGCGGAGAAACTGCCCGCGCTGCGCGAACGTTATGCGCTGGGAACGGGCCGCTGGCGTGCCAGTCCGTTTGGCATCAATCGCCTGACGCACAGTCGGGAGCGTTATCGTCGTAACCTGCGTTTCTATGCCGACGATCCCGCGCTGCGCGTGGGTGGCCCCACTTACCATTGGGTCCGTGAAGGTGTGCAGGCGGGGCGCAGCATCATTAGCCAGGTGGCGAAAATCACCACTCCCACGTTGGTGCTGCAGGCCAGTGAAGACGATGTGGTGGATAACCGCTCGCAAGGGGCTTTTTGCTCGGCGATGGCCGAGGCAGGCCATCCCTGCGAAGGCACCGTGCCGTATGTGATCCAAGGCGCGCGTCATGAGATTTTGTTTGAAACAGACGCCATGCGCGCTGAAGCGCTCAACCTGGTGGTCGATTTCTTCGAGCGCCAAGTTTAA
- the rhtB gene encoding homoserine/homoserine lactone efflux protein: MTIEWWLTYLLTTTILSLSPGSGAINTMSTGISHGYRGAAASITGLQLGLAIHIVLVGAGLGALFSQSIMAFEVLKWAGAAYLVWLGIQQWRSAGGIDLNAVAKAMPRRRLFKRAILVNLTNPKSIVFLAALFPQFIQPHQPQLAQYLVLGVTTIVVDIIVMIGYATLATRIAGWIKGPQQMKLLNRTFGGLFMAVGALLASARRIA, encoded by the coding sequence ATGACCATTGAATGGTGGTTAACCTATCTGCTGACCACAACTATCCTCAGCCTTTCACCCGGTTCCGGCGCGATTAACACCATGAGCACCGGCATCAGTCACGGCTATCGTGGCGCTGCGGCTTCCATTACCGGTTTACAGCTTGGCCTCGCGATTCATATCGTGCTGGTCGGTGCCGGCCTGGGCGCGCTGTTTTCGCAATCTATTATGGCGTTTGAAGTGCTGAAGTGGGCAGGTGCGGCTTATCTGGTGTGGCTGGGTATTCAGCAGTGGCGTTCCGCCGGTGGCATTGACCTGAATGCGGTGGCGAAAGCGATGCCACGTCGTCGTTTGTTCAAGCGCGCCATTCTGGTGAACCTCACCAACCCGAAAAGCATCGTGTTTCTTGCCGCGCTGTTCCCGCAGTTTATTCAGCCACATCAGCCGCAGCTGGCGCAGTATCTGGTGCTCGGCGTCACCACCATCGTGGTCGATATTATCGTGATGATTGGTTACGCCACCCTGGCTACGCGCATCGCAGGCTGGATTAAAGGCCCGCAGCAAATGAAGCTGCTGAACCGTACCTTTGGCGGATTGTTTATGGCGGTCGGTGCGTTGTTAGCCAGCGCGCGCAGAATCGCGTAA
- the rhtC gene encoding threonine export protein RhtC produces MLMLFATVALVHLVALMSPGPDFFFVSQTAASRSRKEAMMGVFGITLGIVIWAGVALMGLHLILEKMAWLHEIIMVGGGLYLLWMGWQLLRSARQRHKSPQVDVPVVELPKSGMSFLKGFLTNLSNPKAIIYFGSVFSLFVGNDVGAMERWGLFLLIIGETFAWFTLVAAIFALPWMRDKYQRMAKWVDGMAGVLFAGFGIHLIISR; encoded by the coding sequence ATGTTGATGTTATTTGCCACCGTCGCGCTGGTGCATCTTGTTGCGCTGATGAGCCCAGGACCGGACTTCTTCTTCGTCTCGCAAACTGCCGCAAGCCGTTCGCGTAAAGAGGCGATGATGGGCGTTTTCGGCATTACGCTGGGGATTGTTATCTGGGCGGGCGTGGCGCTGATGGGCCTGCATCTGATTCTCGAAAAAATGGCCTGGCTGCATGAAATCATCATGGTGGGTGGTGGTTTATATCTGCTGTGGATGGGCTGGCAGCTGCTGCGTTCGGCGCGTCAACGCCACAAGTCACCGCAGGTGGATGTACCGGTGGTTGAACTGCCTAAGAGCGGCATGAGCTTCCTGAAAGGGTTCCTGACCAATCTGTCTAACCCAAAAGCCATTATCTATTTCGGTAGCGTGTTCTCGCTGTTTGTGGGTAATGACGTGGGTGCGATGGAGCGTTGGGGTCTGTTCCTGCTGATTATCGGTGAGACGTTTGCCTGGTTTACGCTGGTGGCAGCCATCTTCGCGCTGCCGTGGATGCGTGATAAGTATCAGCGTATGGCGAAATGGGTCGATGGTATGGCGGGGGTGTTATTCGCCGGATTCGGCATTCACCTCATTATCTCGCGATAA